A part of Ursus arctos isolate Adak ecotype North America chromosome X, UrsArc2.0, whole genome shotgun sequence genomic DNA contains:
- the LOC125281174 gene encoding rhox homeobox family member 1-like — MEPPPESSQEGTACRSLEVDELGGEPLDTKPAVVSVTGGDVEKELWPEPEQEAATGEESHGGAGAAGPVDDENHTGGGCGQEPPQQQQQDEAQAAAEGPQPQERQQRLHRSAFPRLELKELESVFQRTQYPYVFGRKKLSIPIDVMEVRKPEKSDSAGQPF; from the exons ATGGAGCCTCCGCCCGAGAGCAGCCAAGAGGGCACCGCTTGCCGCAGCCTGGAAGTCGATGAACTTGGAGGAGAACCGTTGG atacgAAGCCTGCGGTGGTCTCCGTAACGGGAGGAGACGTCGAGAAGGAGCTCTGGCCCGAACCTGAGCAGGAAGCCGCGACAGGAGAAGAAAGCCACGGTGGCGCGGGAGCAGCGGGCCCCGTGGACGACGAGAACCACACGGGCGGCGGCTGCGGGCAAGAGcccccgcagcagcagcagcaggacgaGGCCCAGGCGGCCGCCGAGGGGCCGCAGCCCCAGGAGCGGCAGCAACGCCTCCACCGCAGCGCGTTCCCCCGGCTAGAACTGAAGGAGCTGGAGAGCGTTTTCCAACGCACTCAATACCCCTACGTGTTCGGGCG AAAGAAGCTTTCCATACCCATAGATGTGATGGAAGTCCGTAAACCTGAAAAAAGCGATTCGGCTGGGCAGCCATTCTAA